ACCGATTTTAGCATTGTTGTTCTGCTCTCAgtggttttaatttttaaattacgTGCAGTAATTTATTTGGTGATGCTTGTTAGGAATTGTAACTAGCTCTTTCAGAAATAAAGTAGTTTCTTCTTGATGCGCACCTTTGCGCCATTAAATGCTCTAACCACCAGATGTCGCTGTTACCACTGATCCTGTATCTCGCTGCAGAACAGACGTGAGTTGAAGAAACTTTCTTTGCCCTTCAGAAGACAATAAGCTGACATCAGTTCAGTTTTAACTggaagcaaaatattttttcataagCAGTTTTAGCTGTTATATGGTGAATATTCATCTCATACTGTTTGTCTTGTGATAGGTGTTTTCTGTTAGAGGGTTGAGACTTTGGTTTACCCCACGGGTGTGATAAGGCATAAATCTGGACTGCTGAAGGCTATCATAGGCTAAAGATATAGACTGTTACATAAATCATCTCAATCATTGGTCATTGCTGTACTTGTcgttcatcttcctctcttcttcaaAAACCCTCGTACTATGTCTTCTGACCACATATTAATTCCTTAGATGTTTGTCTACACATCAGcaaaagaaggaagaaatgTTGTGTGTGGTTGAACAGATTGTTAGTGGGAGTATATGTACCACATTGTATTGCAAATTGTATTGTTGTTTCAAAACCTTCTGATTTGATGTTAACCAGCAATTTTATCTAATAAAATTCACAGGGAGAACCAAAACTGCGTTTCCAAATGATACAAATTTTACATTAGGTCAAGAAGCAAAGGAttgtttttgttccagtttTGTTGactgttgtttaaaaaaaaaaaaaaaaagctttttggatttttccACTGCATGAAATCTGAGCTCTTTTCAGTAATGTTTGAACTTTGGTGGAACACCAAGCTCCTTGGCAAGACTTCTGGTGTAGATATTGGGAGCAGAGCAGACTGTAAGAACGGGCTGGTCTTTTATCTGTGGACACACAGCTGCCTCACGCCATTCACTGGCATTTACTGGTGCTGTTTTTAGACTAGAAAGCAAGCATCACACTTTCATCTGAGAGTAACTTGTTTGTTGTTAAATGAATGGTATGGATAAaatgtttcctttcattttatttagtgtCTTTCTTAGACACAGACAACAAATACTTTTTTATGTGACCTACTTATTTTTGGCAACCTAGAGTCTTTATAGGCCTCTCACTGCTATCAAGAATGATTCAATAATCTGTGGAAAGAGTGTGATGCCTTTCCTTCCATTCGTTTTCAGGTCCTTAATCTATTGTGGCTTTTGATACTCAATCAAATTTGATTTGGATGCTGATCAAGGATTATTAGCAAGGATTGTGGTTCCTATTTTACGGGCATTAATAGtaagacagtaaaaaaaactattagtTGCGCAGCAGTCAGCTCAAgaagggatcctcctcatcactAACCTCAAGctccagcagacagtaaataagtGAGAGCAGGACAAACTCCACCCATTCGGTTCCAGTGTGGAAACTCTGACTGAGCCACGTGTGTCTCTGATCTTCCATTGGTATTTGGGAGGAGTTAAGCTGCAAACCCTGCAGAAGTTTCTGGGGGAGGAAgacagaataagaaaaaaaatacttatagAACACCTTTAACAAAAAGTAGACCACCTCTTGTTCAGAATTATTTATCATTGGACTGAGACTGATTAGTCCCTGTTGGTTGTTTCCAACATAAGAATGTGTCTTTCCTTCTAACCCTTGTCATCATTGCTGATGTCTGTAGAGGTGCATGTGCAAATGATCGTCACTGTTGTattctttattatattattaaaccCTATTGTCATGCAGCACTCACTTGTCAATATAGTTCAGAGTTCATATAAAATACTTATTTATGAACCATCAAATGGCAACATAAATTTAGCCCCTGATTTCctgttgtgtggttgtgttcTGAGGATAACAAGGCGTTATGGATGGAGCCTTGAGGAACACCACAAATGGAGTCCATCACAAATTGAATAGATCTGCTCGACAAGTCTGATTTGTGTCTCTGAGGCAGAATCAGTTGTCATGACATTTCATGATCCACTATATAAAAATGAGTGAACAGATACCTTTTAGTTGTGATTACATTGTTGGGCATGTCATTGACACAAGATTCTACCACTTTTTACTTAGTTCATTGAAGTGGTTTCAAAAGTTACCTTAGACAAATTCGATCCAGCTAGGTAAATATCCTGGAGCTAACCATAAGAACTGGTTCCTCTAGTCATGCATGCCTGGTTCTGGATGGGAGCAACACTTAACTGCTAAACAGCCTGAAGGGGAGCGAAGGAGGCAGAAAGAGTCGGCCCCACATTCTTTACCTCTCTCTGGACTATAAAATGTAGAGCCCCAACAGTTCaaccctcctctctcttctttctgtgtttattttctgaCTCCCTCCTTCTGCTTCAGAGGGCAGGAGCAGCCTGGGAGGGATGTACCATTGTCCAACCACAGGGTTGCTCATTCAGTTGAGTAAAGAgacgcggcttcatttccttgGTTTGGAGCTTCCTACCTCCCCTGCTGTGTTTTTAGTCAGTGGACTGGCCCGAGGTGAAGGGGACTGGTTGGAGGGAGCATTGAGGGGAGGAGAGAGTGAAATAGCATTTTGAAATCCAGCTGATCAGAGCTGTGGTATTCAGCCAcagaggcagagggagaggattgatgagaggaggaaagcTTAGAAAGGGAGTGAAGATTGCAGCGATCTTCCTTTCTTTTGTGATTCAGGTTATCCTCaggagtggaaaagaaatctcTCTTTAAGGACCAATTTAAAACTTATGTGAGGAGAAGCTCTTTGGAAAGATGTGAGAGCTGTTGGCCGAGGGTGGAAACCTAAAGGAACACACAGCAAAGGATCCATCAGGCTCTGCCCAGTGAGTCAGAGGGTTGAATCGCCCCTGTGGAAGGTTCAGGGATGTCTTGGCTGTCACCCGTGTCATGGGCCAAATGGACGTGGACGGCAGTGcgagggggagagggagaggagcaggaggaggataaAAAGGCACTTGAGGCCGGCGAGGAAAGGGAGCGAcgtggagagagaggagaggaggaggaggaggaggaggaggaggaggagggaataTCTCAAGGCTGCAGGCAAGTGTTGTGTTGGAGCCCTGAGAGTGGTAAAACCGTGTGGCCTGGAGAAAGAGGCATTTCCtctggtgtttgtgtgagtgtgtgttgaacTGTCAAGTTGAGCAATCATACCTCTAATATTATGACAGCTAGATATGAAGAAGAATATGCTGGAAGGTCCACAGCGTTATGTAAGTGTTCAGCGCTGACACATGCCACAGCTCTGACAGTTTGAACTGTTTTTCTCCATCTCACTGGTGCACCCTCATTTCTGTGGCTTCACACCCTGCAGTCTTGCAGCCAGCCATGGTTTCATAAGGCAAACATGACACATGCTCATAGCAtcaggcctttttttttgtctccaccCTTTGTGTCTGCTTTGAGAAAATGTCATCCTGGTAGTTACAAGTGTAAACACGTGATTCTTGCCTACTTTTATTCGCTGATGTTTTATCAACTGGTTGAGGTCATTATTCTACTAAATCaactttgttgttttatcaACTGGTTGAGGTCATTATTCTACTAAATCAACTTTGTTTACTGTCAGCAGTTGTTTATCATCAGCAGTTATCCCAATAGTCACGTCAATTGATTGTCACACTGCAAAGCACCTTCTTGATCAGATCAAACTGTAAATGTCACAGCTCCGCAGTGATAGAATGATCAGACTGTTCATATTGTATATTAACAATGCATTCATGGCGCATTTACGCTTGATGTTAGTGCTGAAGACATGACAGGAAGGCGTGTAACTTCCgtttcatttgattttctcaGTCATATGCATTTGGCATGAATCAAACAGGGCTGAGAGTTACCAAATACATCAGAGGAGGAACTCTCTGTTAGATCACAGCAGGCAATTTTGCTTGGTGTTGCACCTCTTACTCTTACCTCTTTCCTGATTTCACATCtgctcttttctccctctgtccAAAAGCATAGGATGAAACACTGTCTTTGGTTGAACTCCATCCTGCTGTGATAAGGGGTCAGACTGACATAAATTCATTCAAACAAGTTCTTGAGATtatgcaaatattttaatttgtcctTCTTGCACATTTGTAGTGTGTGTAACTTTGTTTGTTCAGAATTGTCACAGCAGTTCTCAGCGTTTATGCTGTGGACCGGTTACATCTGTACTCTTACTTCCTCATATTTGAAATGTTAGTGAAGTTCATGATCTCTCTCTGTGTTCTTGGCTTCCTCAGCTCTGAGTCAGAGGGTCATTTTGACACTCCTGAAGCAGCAACTCCTGTTCGCGTCCCTCCACCCTTACCAGGAGAGGTGGAGAACAACAACACGGACCCAAACAAAACAGGTGAGGCCACTGCTGAGTGAACTACAGTCACAGAGACGAATGGTTGAATACAGTTCAGTACACCCTCTTAATCCCTCAGGGTGTTCAAACACTGTCATTAACGTTACAAATATTAAACAGCATCTTCACCATTCCTGGAGTTGCCATGAAAACTGATGACATTTGTAAATGCTCAAACTTCTcatatttttgttgtcattgtcaACTAAAGAATTTTTCTCTGATGCAgcaattattacatttaaagcgTAGACACTGGCATATGAATTCCAACTGGCCTGAGCCGCATCAGGTTTGGATAAACGCTGTATGTCTGTGTGACTGAAGActgtacctacagtaccttctgcGTTTTAGCTCTAAGCACACTGATGTGTCTTATTTTTGGCGGTGATGTAGGCAGAAGCGTTGCCATTGTCATTTGACTCGCCGAGAGGAGGAGTCTGTGACAGAGTGTGGGAATGGCCTTTGCTCTGGAATTCAGCAGGTTCAACAAAGGCTCCCATTCGCTCCATTTTCAAATGATAACGGTCACAATGAGGGGAGTGACTGAACAAAGCTTGTTATCAGATCGAAGCTGTCACACAGCTCTTTTTAGAAGGAGGTTTTTTGGAGACTGGTGGTTGAagtgtgactttttttattgGAAGAACAGCTCCATCAACATTTTTCAGAAGTGTACGATGTGAGAGTTGACTAGAACATAGTTAACTACTTCTGTTTGAACGACAAACATCCCTTTTCTGTTGTAAATGAGGAAATTAAATCCTGGCAATACGTAGGTGAAGTGCCTTTAGAAACCAAACATGCTGATGGCTATATTTGCTTGCACCCATCCAAAGTCTGCATGACAATGTCAGCTTGTATAAGAAAGAGTTAAGGTTTATCAGACGGACAGAGACAGACCAATTACTGCCAGTAAAAATATTGGCAGAGGTCTCACATGTATAACCAAGGTAAACATGCAAAACAGCTAGTTCTGTTAATCAAATTTGTCCATGTTTGTGTATTATTTCAGCAGAGTGTCTTTTCTCCCCTGCTGTGAAGTATTCTTTGGGTAAGAATATATTTGCAGGCACACTTTGAAGTGACACTCAGGGAACATGCTAATATGCATGGAAGTAGGTAGAAAGACAGCAGGCTCTGCTTGTCTCCTAGCAACATAATATTACATGATTATGGTGAGTATGACAGGCACACTGAACAGGTTTATGTGTTGAAGGGTTCTCTCGAGGCAATGATGTAACTATTATATACACACAGCACAAGACAAACCATAGCTTTCCTTTTATCTTCTCTACATTTTTCTAACGCACTATTTGGTTTGATCATCATGACTCTCATAGTGgaacatcaccatggcaacagcagtAGATCGGAACAGTTGCCTGGCTTGTAACCAATCAGATGTTAACTGTATCTGAGTTTAGATGTGATTGGTGAGATTATCAGAGGTAGAAGAAGTGTGCGTCCTGTTTGTGCATGTTGTGTATTTATAGTAATGTCTGTTGGTTTTGTTCTCATTTCTTATTCAGATGTGGATCAAGAGGAGCACCTGATAGTGACTGCTCCTGTTTGGCAACAGGATATTTTGCTGAACCACGACATGGGTCAGGACGAACCTGCAGACCCCATGGGCGGCCCCCTGAAGGAAAACATCCAGACCCTAGAAGCTGAACAATCAGATAATCTTCCAGAGGTTCTGAGCTCTGAACTTGTTCCAGCTTCAACCATGGTGATGGACATAAGTGAAGCGACTAAATGTATTGTCCCTTCATTTGAACAAGACCTATTCCCTGTCCTTGTGGCAGATTCTGTCCCTGATGTGAGTCCATCCCCAGCTCCAACCCTAGAACCAGACTCAGTTCATATCAATGAACTTGCCTCCAGCTCGACTCTGGAACTCCCTGAGCAGAAACCTCCTGCTGAACCAGAACCATATAGCAATGGCCTCAACCACACAGAGCCCTCTAAGAAAACTAAAACCAAGGAATCTAAACCTCCACCGCTGAACGTGAATGTCTCATTAAATGATCTTGCCCAAACAAATGAAGAACAAGACCTTCTTATTCCCAAGGGATCTtacaaatttgaccttgacaagATGGATGACAGCTTCAACCCCTTCACCAGTGGTGGATCTAGAATCCCCAACTCTCCACCACCATGTGATCCAAATTCTTTCGCAAGACTTGAGCCACTCGGTGACTCACTGCCTGTCTGCAATGCCAGCTCAGCTATTTTAGCAGATGCAGAGATGATGGAATCCTCATCAAATACGAAGACAGTGATGGGGGAGTTTGGTCAGAATGAGGAGCCAGTCAAGAAACCACCTCAGAGGAAATTAGGTGGCAAAAAGACAGTCAGCAAACTTGGGACAAAGAAACAGAAGTCAAAAGGATCAGACGCTTCCACCAAACCAGCACCAGAACCCACAGGGTTAGAACCAGCTTGTCAACCAGCATCAGAAACACTTTCAGATCGTCTTCCAGAAACTGCATTGCCATCATCAGACTCTACTGCACCTTTGAACCTTGACGATGTTCCTATTCCTAAGACGGGAACGTACAACTTTGACCCCAGTCAGTGGGACGACCCCAACTTTAATCCATTTGGTAGCAATAATAATATGGGAACCTCTCCAGTGCTCAAAAAGAGCTCCTATAGTTTTAATCCAGACAATTTTGACGACACTGTGGACCCCTTTAAACCCTCCAAAACCATAAGCACAGACGACTCATCAAACAGCACTCCTCAGCCggacaagaaagaaaaagataaaccTAAACAGAAGGCGGTGCAGCCAGCGGGGGAGAAGAAAAAGCTGATTCCAAAGAAGAGCAAATTGAGGACAGCCCCGTAAGTCTTTCTCTCATGTCCAGGAGTTTGCAAAAGTAATGCTGAAACATCAGCAATTATACAGAAACACATTGTCACAATATACAACTCTCGTACAAGGTGTGTAAATGCATACCTAACAATATgttaaaacattacaaaaacacTGCTTCCTAGATTATATAAAAGTGCttgctgctgcaacatttaCCCtattttcagcttttcccaGCCTGTCTGCATCTAAAGTTAAGGCTCAAACTCAAACGTCTGCTGCTGAGTATCTAACATGCTAGGCTGAACACCTGTAGGCACTCACACactcttttgtcttttctcccTGCTCCTTTCTTCATTCCCTAAATCAATATCCCCTTCATCCTTCCTTCTCTTGTGCGTTACACAACTTCTGCTTTTGTCCACATCGATTAGCCCCAGGACTTCTGAACAAGTCAAGtttctctgttttctgttgtaagTACTCTCACTGCCGATGCTGTCTTTCTTTCCTGCATgctgttcttttattttactgtcattGTGGCCAGAACTAACCTGTTGAAGGTGCATGTTACGGAAATAGCGTCTTCCTCAGTTTCACCTCAAGTCACATGATCATTCCTGTGTTGCATCAACAAGTTAATTTGACCCATTTTATGATCCCTCCAAACCCTGGGTAGCACTGTGTGGTTATATTAGCTGTGTCCGTAACAGCACCACCATAAGCTCAAATTACTTTTTTATACAAAGAGCAAAGGGAATTCAAATGTTTTGGGATCACTACTTTGAGATCTATGCGTTGTGACACTTGTATTGTCGTTGTGTGCCTCTTCTGTAGGAATACCTGTAAAGTCCAGAAACACGATGAGAGCCAGCCCTCGGCACTTGATGCATGCCGTGAGGTAAcgtatgtttgcatgtgtgtgttgtgtcccAGCTGAAACATAACACCTTTCCACACTGACATGGCGCAGTCCATTATTCAGCAGTTGTCTAACCTCTTCAAACACAGACGTAAACAAACCTTGCACTGCTAGCTGGCCATGGCGACAGAGGTGTGACTTATCTCACCCATCACATTAGTCACTGTCCCGTGTGTCATTCAGGCCACCTCTCATGTCCTCAGAATATATTTAACTACATGaacctgcatgtgaaataaatcCAGCATCTTTCTTCTTCACccccaggaagaggaggaggtggtggttcAGACCCCAGAGATTACCCAGCAAGTCCATCATGCCACTGATGAGGAGAAGCTCGCCTCCACAGGCAGTATGGGTTCGATACCTGACAgcaaggaggagaaaggagaacCTGAGTGCAACAACAAGCCTGCAAAGAAGCCGCCAGGCAATGATATTTCTGTTAAAGACGGTATGTTTGACAAAGAGTAGCATCTACTGTAACTCTTCCGAGGTTGATTTATTCATTACTAATGTAATATGATACTagctgaaagacaaacacagactgTTACGGAGTTTGTCATTTTTGCAGATTCTGCACCTTTCTGTTGTATTGATCAAATCACACCTATTTGGAGCTTATATAGCGGTAATTGTTAACATGTGAGTGAATATTGGGCATGAACTGGGTATCTTTGAAAGGTTCTGTCATTTCcaagaaaaaataatgcaaGGTTTAAATGTGCAAAACATAAGTGTGACAGTAGTTGAACAATTTATAAGTAAATATTGATTTTGGCATATTGTAGGGAGTATACAGAAAAGCCTGTGCACATAAGGAGCAAGGATGAAAACCAATGCTGAAGGCTGTCGATCCCTCAGGCAGCGCAGGGTTAAACACAACATCGTTGTGTAATGGATATTACTGCATGGATTTGGCAACACTTGGGAAACCCATTTTGGGTAAACATAGTTCATCCCTGCTTCTCCCAATGTTCCCCTTGAAGTGTAACTGTATTGTTTTTAGTTACTAGAAGTTTATTTGACATataaagggattttttttccatgcatGTTTATATAATTAGTATTTTGCCAGGCTGGATTGGAAACTTCATAAGAA
This sequence is a window from Antennarius striatus isolate MH-2024 chromosome 5, ASM4005453v1, whole genome shotgun sequence. Protein-coding genes within it:
- the tacc1 gene encoding transforming acidic coiled-coil-containing protein 1 isoform X2, encoding MGNSASQKKGSKKTSLRRHAESVTSESEGHFDTPEAATPVRVPPPLPGEVENNNTDPNKTDVDQEEHLIVTAPVWQQDILLNHDMGQDEPADPMGGPLKENIQTLEAEQSDNLPEVLSSELVPASTMVMDISEATKCIVPSFEQDLFPVLVADSVPDVSPSPAPTLEPDSVHINELASSSTLELPEQKPPAEPEPYSNGLNHTEPSKKTKTKESKPPPLNVNVSLNDLAQTNEEQDLLIPKGSYKFDLDKMDDSFNPFTSGGSRIPNSPPPCDPNSFARLEPLGDSLPVCNASSAILADAEMMESSSNTKTVMGEFGQNEEPVKKPPQRKLGGKKTVSKLGTKKQKSKGSDASTKPAPEPTGLEPACQPASETLSDRLPETALPSSDSTAPLNLDDVPIPKTGTYNFDPSQWDDPNFNPFGSNNNMGTSPVLKKSSYSFNPDNFDDTVDPFKPSKTISTDDSSNSTPQPDKKEKDKPKQKAVQPAGEKKKLIPKKSKLRTAPNTCKVQKHDESQPSALDACREEEEEVVVQTPEITQQVHHATDEEKLASTGSMGSIPDSKEEKGEPECNNKPAKKPPGNDISVKDGPETKTEDHAEDVCSLKDDISEISTSQTTKMASGDGPDIPVFSQDSIPLSEMDKAGVLTLIREEIITKEIEVNEWKRKYEESRAEVLEMRKIVAEYEKTVAQMIEDEQQHKNLSGNKSIRQLSAERDQAVADLNSVERSFADLFRRYENMKGVLEGFKKNEEVLKKCAQEYLMRIKQEEQRYQTLKVHAEEKLDKANEDIAQVRSKATAEGIALNASLRKEQMKVESLERAVLQKNQEIEELTKICDELIAKLGTQ
- the tacc1 gene encoding transforming acidic coiled-coil-containing protein 1 isoform X1, producing the protein MSWLSPVSWAKWTWTAVRGGEGEEQEEDKKALEAGEERERRGERGEEEEEEEEEEEGISQGCSSESEGHFDTPEAATPVRVPPPLPGEVENNNTDPNKTDVDQEEHLIVTAPVWQQDILLNHDMGQDEPADPMGGPLKENIQTLEAEQSDNLPEVLSSELVPASTMVMDISEATKCIVPSFEQDLFPVLVADSVPDVSPSPAPTLEPDSVHINELASSSTLELPEQKPPAEPEPYSNGLNHTEPSKKTKTKESKPPPLNVNVSLNDLAQTNEEQDLLIPKGSYKFDLDKMDDSFNPFTSGGSRIPNSPPPCDPNSFARLEPLGDSLPVCNASSAILADAEMMESSSNTKTVMGEFGQNEEPVKKPPQRKLGGKKTVSKLGTKKQKSKGSDASTKPAPEPTGLEPACQPASETLSDRLPETALPSSDSTAPLNLDDVPIPKTGTYNFDPSQWDDPNFNPFGSNNNMGTSPVLKKSSYSFNPDNFDDTVDPFKPSKTISTDDSSNSTPQPDKKEKDKPKQKAVQPAGEKKKLIPKKSKLRTAPNTCKVQKHDESQPSALDACREEEEEVVVQTPEITQQVHHATDEEKLASTGSMGSIPDSKEEKGEPECNNKPAKKPPGNDISVKDGPETKTEDHAEDVCSLKDDISEISTSQTTKMASGDGPDIPVFSQDSIPLSEMDKAGVLTLIREEIITKEIEVNEWKRKYEESRAEVLEMRKIVAEYEKTVAQMIEDEQQHKNLSGNKSIRQLSAERDQAVADLNSVERSFADLFRRYENMKGVLEGFKKNEEVLKKCAQEYLMRIKQEEQRYQTLKVHAEEKLDKANEDIAQVRSKATAEGIALNASLRKEQMKVESLERAVLQKNQEIEELTKICDELIAKLGTQ
- the tacc1 gene encoding transforming acidic coiled-coil-containing protein 1 isoform X3, whose product is MGQDEPADPMGGPLKENIQTLEAEQSDNLPEVLSSELVPASTMVMDISEATKCIVPSFEQDLFPVLVADSVPDVSPSPAPTLEPDSVHINELASSSTLELPEQKPPAEPEPYSNGLNHTEPSKKTKTKESKPPPLNVNVSLNDLAQTNEEQDLLIPKGSYKFDLDKMDDSFNPFTSGGSRIPNSPPPCDPNSFARLEPLGDSLPVCNASSAILADAEMMESSSNTKTVMGEFGQNEEPVKKPPQRKLGGKKTVSKLGTKKQKSKGSDASTKPAPEPTGLEPACQPASETLSDRLPETALPSSDSTAPLNLDDVPIPKTGTYNFDPSQWDDPNFNPFGSNNNMGTSPVLKKSSYSFNPDNFDDTVDPFKPSKTISTDDSSNSTPQPDKKEKDKPKQKAVQPAGEKKKLIPKKSKLRTAPNTCKVQKHDESQPSALDACREEEEEVVVQTPEITQQVHHATDEEKLASTGSMGSIPDSKEEKGEPECNNKPAKKPPGNDISVKDGPETKTEDHAEDVCSLKDDISEISTSQTTKMASGDGPDIPVFSQDSIPLSEMDKAGVLTLIREEIITKEIEVNEWKRKYEESRAEVLEMRKIVAEYEKTVAQMIEDEQQHKNLSGNKSIRQLSAERDQAVADLNSVERSFADLFRRYENMKGVLEGFKKNEEVLKKCAQEYLMRIKQEEQRYQTLKVHAEEKLDKANEDIAQVRSKATAEGIALNASLRKEQMKVESLERAVLQKNQEIEELTKICDELIAKLGTQ